In Flavobacterium sp. CS20, a single window of DNA contains:
- a CDS encoding lysylphosphatidylglycerol synthase transmembrane domain-containing protein, whose product MAKSRLAKWLKIIIPLSLGVFFVWYSIADTTPLERKLIWQNIKNANLFWVLMSILLGLISHIVRANRWKLLLKPLRDTPKLSVCFYTVMFGYLANLGIPRSGEVLRGASYASLSPLSFEQSFGTIITERLIDFIVLLIIIGIALIFQTDQLLNYLNISEVNPLNTLIYLSILIATIVVFYRLIKTTKNRIILKLKDFIYGFLQGIKTVFKLKQKWSFIAQTLIIWLLYIAMFWVIKYAIVGSENISIGLLWLAL is encoded by the coding sequence ATGGCAAAATCTCGTTTGGCAAAATGGCTTAAAATCATTATACCGTTAAGCCTAGGTGTGTTTTTTGTCTGGTATTCAATAGCAGACACTACTCCACTTGAAAGAAAGCTAATTTGGCAAAATATTAAAAATGCTAATTTATTCTGGGTTTTGATGTCTATCCTATTGGGTCTAATCTCGCACATAGTTAGAGCAAACCGATGGAAACTTTTACTTAAACCATTAAGAGATACACCTAAACTTTCAGTCTGTTTTTACACTGTTATGTTTGGTTATTTGGCCAACTTAGGCATTCCGCGTTCTGGCGAAGTTTTACGAGGTGCCAGTTATGCCAGTCTTAGCCCATTAAGCTTTGAACAAAGTTTTGGAACCATAATTACAGAAAGATTAATTGATTTTATAGTTCTGCTCATCATCATCGGGATTGCCTTGATATTTCAAACAGACCAACTGCTGAACTATTTAAACATCAGTGAAGTTAATCCATTAAATACTTTGATTTATTTAAGTATCTTGATAGCTACTATTGTTGTTTTTTATAGGCTTATCAAAACAACAAAAAACCGCATTATACTAAAACTAAAAGATTTTATCTATGGCTTTTTACAAGGGATAAAAACCGTTTTTAAGTTAAAACAAAAGTGGTCATTTATCGCACAAACTTTAATTATTTGGTTACTCTATATCGCGATGTTTTGGGTAATAAAATATGCCATAGTTGGCTCTGAAAATATTTCCATCGGTCTGCTTTGGTTGGCTTTATAG
- a CDS encoding alpha/beta hydrolase-fold protein, with protein MKKIVLSLIIIFLQSQFCKAQIEYIEVNSKILKSTRRLKLQIPRNYDSDNKKTYPLIFVFDGDYLFEPVAGIVDYLSYWEEIPEAFVVGINQVGSRMDDGRFDKKEFLPIGTGAQFFDFIQLEILKKY; from the coding sequence ATGAAAAAAATAGTCCTTAGCCTAATTATAATCTTTCTGCAATCACAGTTTTGTAAAGCACAAATAGAATATATTGAAGTCAATTCAAAAATTTTAAAGAGCACAAGGCGACTCAAATTACAAATCCCGCGTAATTATGATTCTGATAACAAAAAAACATACCCTTTGATTTTTGTTTTTGATGGAGACTATCTTTTTGAACCCGTTGCTGGAATTGTAGATTATTTAAGCTATTGGGAAGAAATACCCGAAGCTTTTGTTGTAGGTATTAATCAAGTTGGTAGTCGAATGGATGATGGTAGATTTGACAAAAAAGAATTTCTTCCCATAGGCACTGGAGCACAATTTTTTGATTTTATACAGTTAGAAATTCTAAAGAAATATTAA
- the radA gene encoding DNA repair protein RadA, with translation MAKPKTVYFCQNCGAQHPKWQGQCNSCKEWNTLVEEVISKSQDKTWEASGTSSQNTKQPKAFKLSEISFETEDRIITKDDELNRVLGGGIVKGSLILLGGEPGIGKSTLLLQLCLHLSIKSLYVSGEESSKQIKMRADRIQKTNDNCFILADTSTQRIFNQIKKIEPELVIIDSIQTLHTEMIESSPGSISQIRACTAELIKYAKETNTPVLLIGHINKEGHLAGLKILEHMVDTVLQFEGDQNFIYRIIRVQKNRFGATHELGIYEMQSGGLKQILNPSKILISNQEHDLSGTSVVATLEGMRPLMVEIQALVSSAVYGTPQRSSTGYNAKRLNMILAVLEKRAGFKLGAKDVFLNITGGINIDDPAIDLAVVVAILSSSHDIVLNHRFCFAREIGLAGEVRPVPRLEQRIAEADKLGFEKIFISNSTKVSNKNYQLEIVKLKSVVDVVEYLF, from the coding sequence ATGGCTAAACCAAAAACAGTCTATTTCTGTCAAAATTGTGGTGCTCAACATCCCAAATGGCAAGGTCAATGCAATTCTTGCAAAGAATGGAATACATTAGTTGAAGAAGTTATCAGTAAGTCTCAAGATAAAACTTGGGAAGCATCAGGCACTTCAAGTCAAAACACAAAACAACCTAAAGCGTTTAAACTAAGCGAAATTAGTTTTGAAACAGAAGACAGAATTATTACCAAAGACGATGAGCTGAATAGAGTTCTTGGCGGTGGCATTGTAAAAGGCTCTTTAATATTACTCGGCGGTGAACCTGGTATTGGAAAAAGCACATTATTGCTTCAATTGTGTCTTCACCTATCAATAAAAAGCCTTTATGTTTCTGGAGAAGAAAGTAGCAAGCAAATCAAAATGCGTGCAGACCGTATTCAAAAAACAAATGATAATTGTTTTATACTGGCAGATACTTCCACACAACGCATTTTCAATCAAATTAAAAAAATTGAACCTGAGCTTGTCATCATCGACTCTATTCAAACCTTGCATACCGAAATGATTGAAAGCTCGCCAGGTAGTATTTCTCAGATTAGAGCTTGCACAGCAGAATTGATTAAATATGCTAAAGAAACCAATACACCTGTTTTGCTGATAGGTCATATCAACAAAGAAGGTCATCTTGCTGGACTAAAAATTCTTGAGCATATGGTAGATACGGTTTTGCAATTTGAAGGCGATCAAAATTTTATATACCGCATTATCAGAGTTCAAAAAAACAGATTTGGAGCCACGCACGAACTCGGTATTTATGAAATGCAAAGTGGCGGATTAAAGCAAATTTTAAACCCATCTAAAATTTTAATTTCCAACCAAGAACACGACTTAAGCGGTACTTCTGTTGTCGCAACCTTAGAAGGCATGCGACCATTAATGGTTGAGATTCAGGCTTTAGTTAGTTCGGCAGTTTACGGCACGCCACAGCGTTCATCTACGGGATATAATGCCAAACGACTGAATATGATTTTAGCCGTTTTAGAAAAACGTGCAGGCTTCAAGCTGGGTGCTAAAGATGTGTTTTTGAATATCACAGGCGGTATCAATATTGATGATCCCGCTATAGATTTGGCTGTCGTTGTAGCGATTTTGTCTTCAAGTCACGATATAGTGCTTAACCACCGTTTTTGTTTTGCAAGAGAAATCGGCTTAGCTGGCGAAGTCAGACCCGTGCCAAGATTAGAACAACGTATTGCTGAAGCAGATAAATTAGGCTTTGAAAAAATATTTATTTCTAACAGCACTAAAGTTTCAAATAAGAATTATCAACTTGAAATTGTCAAGCTAAAAAGTGTGGTTGATGTTGTAGAATATTTGTTTTGA
- a CDS encoding glycosyltransferase — translation MIIFSIIVVLIYSAVMLFYTSKFKSFSTEDTKFVKPQTYFSILIPFRNEAENLPQLLKSLSALNYPKNLFKIYLVNDHSEDDSKAICLKYIEKLDLKNTLVLDNKNLATSPKKSAILTALEQIKSGYVITTDADCLLPEHWLLHFDHCIQKTKAQLIAGSVRIAEENTFWQKFQVLDLMSLQVIGLGSFKTKNALMCNAANLAYNVKTLKELNAFDQHQQHISGDDIFTLQAFQNAGKTIKALVHPNTVVWTKAEQNFKDLTQQRIRWASKAKHYQNNTLIGLGVLVFLTNLILVVSLGFTLVFESFRNWFWLLWVLKLITDFMVLKTGNQFFKTSLCARDYLLLLLVYPFVSVYFAVLSFGGKFNWKDRHYKI, via the coding sequence ATGATCATCTTCAGTATCATTGTGGTTTTGATTTATTCGGCTGTTATGCTGTTTTACACTTCTAAATTTAAGTCTTTTTCAACTGAGGATACCAAATTTGTTAAGCCACAAACTTACTTTTCAATACTCATCCCTTTTAGAAATGAAGCCGAAAATTTACCTCAGCTTTTAAAAAGCTTAAGTGCGTTAAATTATCCAAAAAATCTTTTTAAAATTTATCTTGTTAACGATCATTCTGAAGATGATTCCAAAGCCATTTGTTTAAAATATATTGAAAAATTAGATTTAAAAAATACTTTGGTTTTAGATAATAAAAACTTAGCGACATCGCCCAAAAAAAGTGCAATACTCACCGCTTTAGAACAGATTAAATCAGGCTATGTGATCACGACGGATGCAGATTGTTTGTTGCCAGAACATTGGCTTTTACATTTTGACCATTGCATACAAAAAACAAAAGCTCAATTAATTGCTGGATCGGTTCGGATTGCAGAAGAAAATACATTTTGGCAAAAGTTTCAAGTTTTGGATTTGATGAGTTTGCAAGTGATTGGTTTAGGTAGTTTTAAAACTAAAAATGCACTGATGTGCAATGCAGCAAACTTAGCTTACAATGTCAAAACACTTAAAGAATTAAATGCTTTTGATCAACATCAACAACACATCAGTGGCGATGATATTTTTACGCTTCAAGCTTTTCAAAATGCAGGGAAAACCATAAAAGCATTGGTTCACCCAAATACTGTGGTATGGACAAAAGCTGAGCAAAATTTTAAAGATTTAACCCAACAACGCATTCGCTGGGCATCGAAAGCTAAACATTATCAAAACAATACTTTGATTGGATTAGGAGTTTTGGTGTTTTTAACCAATTTGATTTTGGTTGTAAGTTTGGGTTTTACTTTGGTCTTTGAAAGTTTTAGAAACTGGTTTTGGTTGTTGTGGGTTTTAAAATTAATCACAGATTTTATGGTTCTAAAAACAGGAAATCAGTTTTTTAAAACAAGCTTATGTGCTCGAGATTATTTATTATTATTGCTGGTTTATCCTTTTGTTAGCGTGTATTTCGCGGTTTTGTCTTTCGGAGGAAAATTCAATTGGAAAGATCGTCATTATAAAATTTAG
- the atpH gene encoding ATP synthase F1 subunit delta — translation MGQRLAKRYAKAILNLAQERNSMDKLLEDMLLIQNSITQNSELRSIFNSPVVKNKDKCDIAKAVFKNVDKILHKLFDTLAENNRFDHLKWICQSYKSLYNELHNIRETHISSAIKLDDKIIETLKQKIKNITGDEAQISTTVDEDLIGGFILNLKDLQYDASLSGKLNRLKRNLLTT, via the coding sequence ATGGGACAACGTCTTGCAAAACGATATGCCAAAGCCATTTTAAATCTTGCTCAAGAACGAAACTCTATGGACAAACTCTTAGAGGATATGTTACTCATTCAAAACAGTATAACCCAAAATTCTGAATTGAGAAGCATATTCAATAGTCCTGTGGTTAAAAACAAAGACAAGTGCGATATCGCTAAAGCGGTTTTCAAAAATGTAGATAAAATCTTGCATAAATTGTTTGATACTTTAGCAGAAAACAATCGTTTCGACCATTTAAAATGGATATGTCAATCTTACAAGAGCCTTTATAATGAATTGCACAACATTAGAGAAACCCATATTAGCTCTGCTATTAAATTAGACGACAAAATCATTGAGACTTTGAAGCAAAAAATTAAAAACATAACAGGCGATGAAGCCCAAATTAGCACTACTGTTGATGAAGATTTAATAGGCGGTTTCATTTTAAACCTTAAAGATTTACAATACGACGCTAGTTTATCAGGAAAACTTAATAGACTTAAAAGAAATTTACTTACAACATAA
- a CDS encoding F0F1 ATP synthase subunit B — protein MMKLVEDFSFGLFFWQILVLVVLILLLKKYAWKPILESLNKREEGIQKALDSAEEAKKEMQSLKADNEKMKQEARQERDAMLKEAQQMKNQMISEAAEEAAKKADDIIAKAQNAIQNEKKAAIDELRQQVAQYSIEIAEKVLKEELKDKKAQNKLVDRELEKVKLN, from the coding sequence ATCATGAAATTAGTTGAAGATTTTTCGTTTGGACTGTTCTTTTGGCAAATTCTTGTCTTAGTTGTCTTAATACTTCTATTAAAAAAATATGCTTGGAAACCAATTCTTGAGTCTTTAAACAAAAGAGAAGAAGGCATCCAAAAAGCCCTTGACTCTGCCGAAGAAGCCAAAAAGGAAATGCAAAGCCTCAAGGCTGATAATGAAAAAATGAAGCAAGAAGCTCGTCAAGAGCGTGACGCTATGCTCAAGGAAGCTCAGCAAATGAAAAACCAAATGATCAGTGAAGCCGCCGAAGAAGCCGCAAAAAAAGCTGATGATATCATTGCTAAAGCACAAAACGCGATACAAAATGAAAAGAAAGCCGCTATTGATGAGTTGAGACAACAAGTGGCTCAATACTCTATTGAAATTGCTGAAAAGGTTTTAAAAGAAGAACTTAAAGATAAAAAAGCTCAAAACAAACTCGTTGATAGAGAGTTAGAAAAAGTTAAGCTTAATTAA
- the atpE gene encoding ATP synthase F0 subunit C: protein MEIPVMVGAGLVIIGAGIGLGRIGGAAMEAIARQPEATGKIQTAMIIIVALLEGVAFAALFAV, encoded by the coding sequence ATGGAAATCCCAGTAATGGTAGGTGCAGGTTTAGTAATCATTGGAGCAGGTATTGGTCTTGGTAGGATCGGTGGTGCTGCTATGGAAGCTATAGCCCGTCAACCCGAAGCCACCGGAAAAATTCAAACAGCGATGATTATCATTGTCGCACTTTTGGAAGGTGTTGCTTTTGCTGCATTATTTGCAGTGTAA
- the atpB gene encoding F0F1 ATP synthase subunit A, which yields MQMTSRLTAFVLLFMMTSWVSFATSDKKSDQEHGGQVDTEEEIDAYIEHHIDDSHYFTFFSDGETGKHFGFPLPVIIYDKENGLHVFSASKFHHGEELVEINGQHYKLYHSKIYKTDAEGTITYDEKGFVENEKPLDFSITKNLIGMILASALLLWMFTSLAKSYQKNQIPKGIGRFLEPLVIYVRDDIAKPNIGPKYKKYMSFLLTVFFFIWLLNLLGMTPFGFNVTGNIAVTFALALVTFIIVQFSGNKNYWKHIFWMPGVPVPMKIILIPIEILGMFTKPFALMIRLFANMTAGHVVIMSLLGLIVIMQNWIAGPVFFGFTIMISVIELLVAFLQAYIFTLLSALYIGMAVEEHDNHSEDVPVV from the coding sequence ATGCAAATGACATCTCGTCTTACAGCTTTTGTGCTTTTATTTATGATGACTTCATGGGTAAGTTTTGCAACAAGTGATAAAAAGTCCGATCAAGAGCACGGAGGTCAGGTTGATACTGAAGAAGAAATAGATGCCTATATTGAACATCATATAGACGATTCGCACTATTTTACCTTTTTTTCTGATGGCGAAACTGGTAAACATTTTGGGTTTCCTCTACCAGTTATCATTTATGATAAAGAAAATGGATTACATGTTTTTTCTGCTTCAAAATTTCATCATGGCGAAGAATTAGTTGAAATTAATGGTCAACATTACAAATTATATCACAGCAAAATTTACAAAACAGATGCAGAAGGAACAATCACTTATGACGAAAAAGGTTTTGTAGAAAACGAAAAGCCATTAGATTTTTCTATTACTAAGAATTTAATAGGTATGATATTAGCTTCGGCTTTATTGCTTTGGATGTTTACAAGTCTTGCTAAATCTTACCAAAAAAATCAAATTCCAAAAGGCATTGGTCGGTTTTTAGAGCCTTTAGTGATTTATGTCAGAGACGATATTGCCAAGCCCAACATTGGTCCGAAGTATAAAAAATACATGTCTTTTCTTTTAACAGTATTCTTTTTTATTTGGTTATTAAACCTATTGGGTATGACGCCGTTTGGTTTTAATGTTACTGGAAATATTGCAGTAACTTTTGCTTTAGCTTTGGTAACTTTCATTATTGTTCAGTTTAGTGGTAATAAAAATTATTGGAAACATATCTTTTGGATGCCTGGTGTTCCTGTTCCTATGAAAATTATATTGATCCCGATTGAAATTTTAGGCATGTTTACAAAGCCTTTTGCTCTGATGATACGTCTATTTGCCAATATGACTGCAGGTCACGTGGTTATTATGAGTTTATTAGGTCTGATAGTCATTATGCAAAACTGGATTGCAGGACCAGTATTTTTTGGTTTCACCATTATGATATCAGTCATTGAATTATTAGTCGCCTTTTTACAGGCTTATATTTTTACATTATTAAGTGCATTATATATCGGTATGGCTGTTGAAGAACACGACAATCACAGCGAAGACGTGCCAGTAGTTTAA
- a CDS encoding AtpZ/AtpI family protein — MSEKEQQNSKKPKRPNKWIALTGAGIQMGVIIFVCAYIGKKLDAYFQTSTAWFTLGLILFGVFSSLYLLLKQVKNLDS; from the coding sequence ATGAGCGAAAAGGAACAGCAGAACTCAAAAAAACCAAAGCGACCCAATAAATGGATAGCTCTTACTGGTGCTGGCATCCAAATGGGTGTGATCATTTTTGTTTGTGCTTATATTGGTAAAAAACTCGATGCTTATTTTCAAACTTCAACGGCTTGGTTCACCTTAGGTTTAATTTTGTTTGGTGTTTTTTCAAGTTTATATTTGTTGCTGAAACAAGTCAAAAATTTAGACTCATAG
- a CDS encoding polymer-forming cytoskeletal protein, translated as MFSDKKNQKPDFSKEQNKISQGTTLTGDITSEGSFRIEGELEGNLNIKGKVVIGETGQINGEVVCENADVEGKFTGTLKVNSCLTLKSTSHISGDVITDQLVVENGAVFNATCQMKGNVKSLDDERKGTAELKKTKATQ; from the coding sequence ATGTTTTCAGACAAAAAAAACCAAAAACCAGACTTTTCTAAAGAGCAAAATAAAATCTCACAAGGCACAACCTTAACTGGTGATATTACTTCTGAAGGCAGTTTTAGAATAGAAGGCGAACTCGAAGGTAACCTTAATATTAAAGGTAAAGTCGTTATAGGCGAAACGGGTCAAATTAACGGCGAAGTTGTATGTGAGAATGCAGATGTTGAAGGTAAATTCACAGGGACTTTAAAAGTTAATTCTTGCTTAACTCTTAAAAGCACATCTCATATCTCAGGTGATGTCATCACAGACCAACTTGTGGTAGAAAACGGAGCTGTTTTCAATGCAACCTGCCAAATGAAAGGTAATGTAAAATCACTTGATGATGAGCGAAAAGGAACAGCAGAACTCAAAAAAACCAAAGCGACCCAATAA
- a CDS encoding tetratricopeptide repeat protein translates to MKFNINNFLSLVILALLVSACSTQKNKFVNRNWHAMNTYYNTIYHGNLAVEDGIQTVETEYPENYWDILPVERMQEKPPTPDIFETKTQQNEAKNPDFKRAEEKATKAIQKHSMYIAGEEYNYQIDEAFILLGKARYYSHRYIQAKDAFRYVLNHYPESSGIVDAKIWTEKVNMRLNYYELALQNLLKIQSEYSDLTEEEQTHLNSILAEAHILNNNYNQAIEPLNKAIYYTKDNHKKGRFLYIKAQLFDQLNQMDSANYTYQKVIDLNRKSPRDYMIHAKLERLKNINQDTVDYAYMKSQYNELMENRENRPFLDFIYFDYAEYHNDLDSIDLAIDYYNKSLARNPKDKYLYSRDYLRLAQIYFDQNNYKTAGAYYDSTLTHIDKSKREYRIIAKKRKSLDDVIKYESIANEKDSIIKLVEMNKEEQLAYFNNYVENLKEEAQSVFAQQSASQKALNSSSPTFKRNSVKNQSKLGLDRNNTSNNRENSSGNASFYFYDTNQAQKGLLEFKQTWGNIELNDNWKYGGKRNTKNNEEENKEDVDPFENDPKYQPETYISQIPTDQNIIDSLWIDRNFAYYQLGVIYKEKFKEYQLAKDKFENLLDSHPEERLILPSIYNLYLIAEAQQNTDAKNKWKNKIINEYPESEYATLLLNPKKFKDSENNPQNIYKNLYKAYENQQYDYVIQQADIYTKQLVGRPIAPKFELLKAYAIAKIDGIEAYKEALNYVALTYPQSDEGKFAQKRYRELKSKVTQNKFKPDTDQETYKLVYYFNDNQVLEDFLKQLKTSFEDLEYDFRINKEIYTSSQNFVVISGLNSLLGAQGLAEILIKEGKISKDFNYFAISDENYSIVQIYKNLDQYLNHLNK, encoded by the coding sequence TTGAAATTTAACATCAATAATTTTTTATCTTTAGTAATTCTCGCATTGCTCGTTTCTGCATGTTCAACACAAAAGAACAAGTTTGTCAACCGCAATTGGCATGCGATGAACACCTATTACAATACCATTTATCACGGCAATTTAGCAGTTGAAGATGGGATTCAAACTGTTGAAACCGAATATCCTGAAAATTATTGGGACATTTTGCCTGTAGAACGCATGCAAGAAAAGCCACCAACTCCCGATATTTTTGAAACCAAAACTCAACAAAACGAAGCTAAAAATCCTGATTTTAAAAGAGCTGAAGAAAAAGCGACTAAAGCTATTCAAAAACACTCCATGTATATTGCTGGAGAAGAATATAACTATCAAATTGATGAAGCTTTTATTCTTCTCGGCAAAGCTCGCTACTACAGTCATCGTTATATTCAAGCCAAAGATGCTTTTCGTTATGTCCTGAACCATTATCCTGAAAGTAGTGGTATTGTAGATGCTAAAATTTGGACAGAAAAAGTCAATATGCGGCTTAACTATTACGAATTGGCTTTGCAAAACCTCCTCAAAATTCAATCTGAATATTCTGATTTAACCGAGGAAGAACAAACTCACCTCAATAGCATTTTAGCCGAAGCTCATATTTTGAACAATAATTATAATCAAGCCATTGAACCTTTAAATAAAGCAATTTATTATACAAAAGATAATCATAAAAAAGGACGTTTTCTATACATAAAAGCTCAACTTTTTGACCAACTCAATCAAATGGATAGTGCCAACTATACCTATCAAAAAGTGATTGATCTCAACCGCAAATCGCCTCGTGATTATATGATTCACGCCAAGCTTGAGCGACTTAAAAATATAAATCAGGATACTGTAGATTATGCTTACATGAAAAGCCAATACAACGAATTGATGGAAAATCGAGAAAATAGACCGTTTTTAGATTTTATTTATTTCGATTATGCTGAATACCATAACGATTTAGATTCTATTGATTTAGCTATAGATTATTACAACAAATCGCTTGCAAGAAATCCAAAAGACAAATACTTATATTCAAGAGATTATTTAAGATTAGCACAAATTTATTTTGACCAAAATAATTATAAAACCGCTGGAGCTTATTACGACAGCACATTAACCCATATAGATAAAAGTAAACGCGAGTATAGAATTATTGCTAAAAAAAGAAAAAGCTTAGACGATGTTATAAAGTACGAAAGTATTGCCAACGAAAAAGATAGCATAATTAAGTTGGTTGAAATGAATAAAGAAGAACAGCTTGCTTATTTTAATAATTATGTAGAAAACCTTAAAGAAGAAGCTCAAAGTGTTTTTGCACAACAATCAGCATCTCAAAAAGCTCTTAACAGTTCATCACCTACATTTAAAAGAAATAGTGTTAAAAATCAAAGCAAATTAGGTCTTGATAGAAACAATACATCAAACAACAGAGAAAATTCTTCAGGCAATGCAAGTTTTTATTTTTATGATACCAATCAAGCTCAAAAAGGATTGCTCGAATTTAAACAAACTTGGGGCAATATTGAACTAAACGATAATTGGAAATATGGTGGCAAAAGAAATACCAAAAATAATGAAGAAGAAAATAAAGAAGATGTAGATCCTTTTGAAAACGATCCAAAATATCAGCCTGAAACTTATATTTCACAAATTCCAACAGACCAAAATATAATTGATAGCCTTTGGATAGATCGTAATTTTGCCTACTATCAACTCGGCGTGATTTATAAAGAAAAATTCAAAGAATACCAGTTAGCAAAAGATAAATTTGAAAACTTACTTGATAGCCATCCAGAAGAACGCTTAATTTTGCCGAGTATTTACAATCTTTACCTAATTGCGGAAGCACAACAAAATACTGACGCCAAAAACAAATGGAAAAATAAAATAATAAACGAATATCCTGAAAGCGAATATGCGACCTTACTTTTAAATCCTAAAAAATTTAAAGACAGCGAAAATAATCCCCAAAATATATATAAAAATCTCTACAAAGCATACGAAAATCAACAGTATGATTATGTAATTCAGCAAGCAGACATTTACACAAAGCAACTCGTTGGCCGACCCATAGCTCCTAAGTTTGAATTGCTAAAAGCTTATGCAATAGCCAAAATTGATGGTATAGAAGCTTATAAAGAAGCCTTAAATTATGTAGCCTTAACTTACCCACAATCAGATGAAGGTAAATTTGCTCAAAAGCGATACAGGGAACTGAAAAGCAAAGTTACGCAAAACAAGTTTAAGCCAGATACCGACCAAGAAACTTATAAATTAGTTTATTACTTTAATGATAATCAGGTTCTTGAAGATTTTTTGAAACAATTAAAAACCAGCTTTGAAGATTTAGAATATGATTTTAGAATCAACAAAGAAATTTACACTTCTTCACAAAATTTTGTAGTTATTTCTGGTCTAAATAGTCTATTAGGAGCACAAGGTTTAGCAGAAATTTTAATCAAAGAAGGAAAAATTTCAAAAGATTTTAATTACTTTGCCATCTCAGATGAAAATTATAGTATAGTCCAAATTTATAAAAACCTTGATCAATATTTGAACCATTTAAACAAATAG
- a CDS encoding glycoside hydrolase 100 family protein, whose product MKHAYQQAKSLLQKAQSSNGFLVAVNEIANYKRIWARDGVICGLATLLDGDKDLVKTMKDTLETLAKHQHQFGNIPSNVNVETGEVSFGGLAGRVDTLAWFVIGVCQYSAFTDERSFFDKMKPGMQKCFKLMQAWEFNHSDLMYVPRSGNWADEYPTEGFILYDQLLRVWAMRCYLHFEKDDNLAQKHKAILAKIQLNYKKQDETTNVYHPKAYKQLKKLDYWAVSLEPAGYQTQFDAFANSLALMLNIGNDESDKKLLTYCLNLQNQLKLNLLPAFWTVITEKDKDWNLLTNNCKYEFRNYPYQFHNGGT is encoded by the coding sequence ATGAAACATGCTTATCAACAAGCCAAATCCCTTCTGCAAAAGGCTCAATCTTCAAACGGTTTTTTGGTCGCCGTTAATGAAATAGCCAATTATAAACGCATTTGGGCTAGAGATGGTGTCATTTGTGGTTTAGCTACTTTACTAGATGGCGATAAAGACTTGGTCAAAACAATGAAAGATACTTTAGAAACTCTAGCCAAACATCAGCATCAATTCGGGAATATTCCTTCTAATGTCAATGTAGAAACGGGAGAAGTTAGTTTTGGCGGTTTGGCGGGTCGTGTAGATACTTTAGCTTGGTTTGTTATTGGAGTTTGTCAGTATTCAGCTTTCACTGATGAGCGTTCTTTTTTTGACAAGATGAAACCTGGTATGCAAAAATGTTTTAAACTTATGCAAGCTTGGGAATTTAATCACAGCGATTTGATGTATGTGCCTAGAAGTGGCAATTGGGCTGATGAATATCCCACCGAAGGTTTTATTTTGTATGACCAACTCCTTAGAGTTTGGGCTATGAGATGTTATTTGCATTTTGAAAAAGATGATAATTTAGCACAAAAACATAAAGCTATTCTTGCTAAAATTCAATTAAACTACAAAAAGCAAGATGAAACGACAAATGTTTATCATCCTAAAGCTTATAAACAGCTCAAAAAACTAGATTATTGGGCAGTTAGCCTTGAGCCTGCGGGCTATCAAACCCAATTTGACGCTTTTGCTAATAGTTTGGCATTAATGCTTAATATTGGCAATGATGAATCTGATAAAAAACTACTAACCTATTGTCTAAATCTACAAAATCAGCTTAAACTAAATTTGCTTCCTGCTTTTTGGACCGTCATTACAGAAAAAGATAAAGATTGGAATTTGTTGACTAATAATTGTAAATACGAATTTAGAAACTATCCTTATCAATTTCATAACGGAGGCACATGA